The Litchfieldia alkalitelluris genome has a window encoding:
- a CDS encoding phosphoribosylanthranilate isomerase gives MNSIGIKYCGNKSLDDLKITSESNANYLGFIFANGKRKISPSDLEAWLKDVNVASKTLVGVFVNGTIEEIANVLSFVPLSIIQCHGSESVQEVVELKVAFNKKVWKVIHHKEDAINLMKEFDGIADGYVIDSKVGKQWGGSGIAFDWSFIPQYVNEARRQQVPCFIAGGINKDNIRQLLSYDIDGIDVSSGIELENVKNKEIITIIEEQVKQK, from the coding sequence ATGAATTCTATTGGAATAAAATATTGTGGTAACAAATCGCTAGATGATTTAAAAATTACATCGGAGAGCAATGCAAATTATCTCGGATTTATTTTTGCGAATGGTAAACGGAAAATTAGCCCTAGCGATTTGGAAGCATGGTTAAAAGATGTGAATGTTGCATCTAAGACACTAGTAGGAGTCTTTGTTAATGGAACGATAGAGGAAATAGCTAATGTTTTATCTTTTGTGCCCTTATCAATCATCCAATGTCATGGTTCGGAATCAGTGCAAGAAGTAGTTGAACTTAAGGTTGCATTTAATAAAAAGGTATGGAAGGTCATTCACCATAAAGAAGATGCTATTAACTTAATGAAAGAATTTGATGGGATAGCTGACGGATATGTGATTGACAGCAAAGTAGGGAAGCAATGGGGAGGAAGTGGCATTGCCTTTGATTGGAGCTTTATTCCTCAATATGTTAACGAAGCTAGACGTCAGCAAGTCCCGTGCTTCATAGCTGGTGGGATTAACAAAGACAATATTCGGCAGTTATTATCTTACGACATAGACGGGATCGATGTTTCTAGTGGCATTGAATTAGAAAATGTAAAAAATAAAGAAATCATTACTATAATAGAAGAGCAGGTGAAGCAGAAATGA
- the hisC gene encoding histidinol-phosphate transaminase, which produces MEIKAQLLDLKPYQPGKPIEEVKREFGLEKITKLASNENPFGCSEKVKEAITANLDSLALYPDGYSTELRQKLATHLNVEGSQLIFGNGSDEVIQIICRALLAPGKNTVMPAPSFPQYKHNAVIEGAEVREIELIDGNHNLTGMLEAVDENTQIVWICSPNNPTGTYVNEESLFSFVSKVPKHVLIVIDEAYYEYVDASDFPETINLLKDYDNVMILRTFSKAYGLASLRIGYGIGPSALINKIEPAREPFNTTRLAQFAATAALDDQQFIKECVEKNNKGLQQFYTFCEEHQLSYYKSQGNFILIDFNQQGDTVFQYLLQRGFIVRSGNALGFPTCVRITVGTKEQNQEIISLLTEMLETKNVSI; this is translated from the coding sequence ATGGAAATTAAAGCTCAATTATTAGACTTGAAACCATATCAACCAGGAAAACCAATTGAAGAAGTAAAAAGAGAATTTGGTTTAGAAAAAATCACAAAACTAGCATCAAACGAGAATCCATTTGGATGTTCAGAAAAGGTTAAGGAAGCAATCACAGCCAATCTTGATTCACTTGCTTTATATCCTGATGGATATTCAACAGAATTAAGGCAAAAACTAGCTACCCATTTAAACGTAGAAGGTTCGCAGTTGATTTTTGGTAATGGTTCTGATGAAGTCATCCAAATAATTTGTAGAGCATTACTAGCACCTGGAAAAAATACAGTAATGCCAGCACCATCTTTCCCACAATATAAGCATAATGCTGTGATTGAGGGAGCGGAAGTTCGAGAAATAGAGCTTATTGACGGAAACCATAACTTAACAGGTATGTTAGAAGCAGTGGATGAGAATACACAAATAGTTTGGATTTGTAGCCCTAATAATCCTACCGGTACATACGTAAATGAAGAAAGTTTATTTTCATTTGTAAGTAAGGTACCAAAGCATGTCCTAATTGTCATTGATGAGGCTTATTATGAGTATGTTGATGCGAGTGATTTTCCTGAAACCATTAACTTACTGAAAGATTATGACAATGTTATGATTCTAAGAACTTTTTCAAAGGCATATGGTCTTGCTTCATTACGTATTGGATATGGAATTGGACCAAGTGCTTTAATCAACAAGATTGAACCAGCCAGAGAACCTTTCAATACGACAAGACTTGCTCAATTTGCGGCAACAGCAGCTCTTGATGATCAACAGTTTATTAAAGAGTGTGTTGAGAAAAATAATAAAGGGTTACAGCAATTTTATACGTTCTGTGAAGAACACCAGTTGTCTTATTATAAATCTCAAGGGAATTTTATTTTAATTGATTTTAATCAACAGGGTGACACTGTTTTTCAATACTTATTACAGAGAGGATTCATTGTTAGATCTGGAAATGCATTAGGTTTCCCGACTTGCGTTAGAATTACGGTAGGTACTAAGGAACAAAATCAAGAAATTATTAGCCTTTTAACTGAAATGTTAGAAACGAAAAATGTAAGTATTTAA
- the trpA gene encoding tryptophan synthase subunit alpha, with protein MSLTFNDRLPDVDKLFIPFIVAGDPHPDVTIELALTLQEAGAAIIELGIPYSDPLADGPTIQSASLRALKNNMTLEKAMELVGTMRKKGLKIPVVVFTYYNPVLQLGENRFFTLANKNGIDGLLIPDLPYEESENLRERCESENVKFISLVAPTSSKRIEKIASSAQGFLYCVSSLGVTGVRDSLNEDVLGFLSEVKQYSKIPVAVGFGISNSSHVKLLQDHCDGIVIGSALVKKIEELNGSLVDPSTREASLKEFKEYVESIISPIKPCEV; from the coding sequence ATGAGCTTAACATTTAACGATCGATTACCGGACGTAGATAAATTATTTATTCCTTTTATTGTAGCCGGTGATCCACATCCTGATGTAACTATTGAATTAGCACTTACATTGCAAGAAGCAGGTGCAGCTATTATTGAGCTAGGAATTCCATATTCAGATCCTTTAGCAGATGGACCAACGATACAAAGTGCTTCTTTAAGAGCTTTGAAAAATAACATGACACTAGAAAAGGCTATGGAATTAGTCGGAACAATGAGAAAAAAAGGTCTAAAAATTCCTGTTGTAGTCTTTACCTATTACAATCCTGTGCTACAATTAGGAGAGAATCGCTTTTTTACGTTAGCGAATAAAAATGGCATTGATGGACTATTGATACCGGACTTACCTTATGAAGAAAGTGAGAATTTGCGTGAGCGATGTGAGTCTGAAAATGTAAAGTTTATCTCATTAGTGGCTCCTACCTCTTCAAAACGTATTGAAAAAATTGCTTCTAGTGCTCAAGGCTTTCTATATTGTGTATCTTCTTTAGGAGTAACTGGAGTTCGTGATTCATTAAATGAAGACGTCCTTGGTTTCTTAAGTGAAGTGAAACAATATAGTAAAATTCCAGTTGCTGTTGGATTTGGAATCTCCAATTCTTCACATGTAAAGCTCTTACAAGATCATTGTGATGGCATAGTGATAGGAAGTGCTCTTGTAAAGAAAATTGAAGAGTTAAATGGATCCCTGGTCGATCCGTCAACACGAGAAGCTTCATTAAAGGAATTCAAGGAATACGTAGAATCTATTATATCGCCAATTAAACCTTGTGAGGTGTAA
- the trpB gene encoding tryptophan synthase subunit beta yields MIKVPDINGRFGEFGGKFVPETLMQPLEEIELALKEALEDPDFRNEYFDNLREYSGRPTALTYAKNVTQRLGGAKIYLKREDLNHTGAHKINNAIGQALLAKRMGKKKIIAETGAGQHGVASATVAARFGMECKVFMGEEDIARQKLNVFRMQLLGAEVIPVSSGNKTLKDATNEAIRYWVSNCTDHFYIIGSVVGPHPYPKMVRDFQRVIGDEAREQFLEREGKLPTKIVACVGGGSNSIGMFYPFLEDSVEMIGVEAAGKGVNTDLHAATITKGTKGIIHGSLTYLLQDEYGQITEPYSISAGLDYPGVGPEHAYLADTGRVKYESVTDAEALDALQLLTREEGIIPAIESAHALAKAFEKAAEMKPDETLLVCLSGRGDKDVHSIMEVLEGGVEA; encoded by the coding sequence ATGATAAAAGTACCAGATATTAATGGGAGATTTGGTGAGTTTGGTGGTAAGTTTGTTCCTGAAACCCTTATGCAACCATTAGAGGAGATCGAATTAGCATTAAAAGAAGCTTTAGAGGACCCTGATTTTCGCAATGAATATTTCGATAATTTAAGAGAGTATTCAGGAAGACCAACTGCGTTAACATATGCAAAAAATGTAACTCAAAGATTAGGTGGAGCGAAAATTTATCTAAAACGTGAAGATCTTAACCATACAGGTGCACACAAAATTAATAATGCAATTGGTCAAGCATTACTGGCAAAAAGAATGGGCAAGAAAAAAATCATTGCTGAAACAGGTGCAGGTCAGCACGGTGTGGCATCTGCAACAGTTGCAGCAAGATTTGGAATGGAATGTAAGGTGTTCATGGGGGAAGAAGATATTGCACGCCAGAAACTAAATGTATTTAGAATGCAACTCCTCGGTGCAGAGGTCATTCCTGTATCCAGTGGGAATAAAACATTAAAAGATGCAACAAATGAGGCTATTCGTTACTGGGTTTCAAACTGTACAGACCATTTTTATATTATCGGTTCTGTTGTTGGACCACATCCATATCCTAAGATGGTTCGTGATTTTCAGCGAGTGATTGGTGATGAAGCTAGGGAACAGTTTTTAGAAAGAGAGGGAAAGCTACCGACGAAGATTGTGGCATGCGTAGGTGGTGGAAGTAACTCAATCGGAATGTTTTACCCATTTCTTGAAGATTCAGTTGAGATGATTGGAGTAGAAGCTGCTGGAAAAGGGGTTAACACAGATCTCCATGCAGCAACAATTACTAAAGGAACAAAAGGAATTATTCATGGCTCACTTACGTACTTATTACAAGATGAATATGGACAAATAACTGAGCCATATTCCATTTCCGCAGGTCTTGATTACCCTGGGGTTGGGCCAGAACATGCGTATTTAGCAGATACAGGTAGGGTAAAGTATGAAAGTGTTACTGATGCCGAAGCTCTTGATGCTCTTCAGCTTTTAACCCGTGAGGAAGGGATTATACCTGCAATAGAATCTGCCCATGCCCTTGCTAAGGCCTTTGAAAAAGCTGCTGAAATGAAACCAGATGAGACCTTATTGGTTTGTTTATCCGGACGAGGAGATAAAGATGTGCATTCTATTATGGAGGTCTTAGAAGGGGGAGTTGAGGCATGA